Proteins encoded in a region of the Flavobacteriaceae bacterium HL-DH10 genome:
- a CDS encoding PAS domain-containing protein has product MVNTNDELEKYKNQLEQLKRVQEAGKVGYWAVYAGNEFLEWSAETYKLFDIPFGKSITYEDMLIYVHPDDKDYVNEKWQMATKHGEYAVVYRIISAKHNIKWIETFGDVVFDTDGNFMQALGIVRDITAQKEGEIKKVALTKFLKRSQKIGKLGSWIIKASSTPFFELNEEAQIMFGWPLGKLISIDDWMSAIHADDRKHVMQSWDKAIKEGEEYDIEYRIIANNSTKWIKAVGEAEFDSNGEFVQAIGIVKDITEHIAQQENLSIAKDQAEAANKLKSEFLANMSHEIRTPLNGVIGFSELLMKTSLDETQKHYMTTLNESAHNLIYIINDILDLSKIEAGKMELAEEKVNLFELIKQVKNMFSYQNQEKKINFHIKTGTNLPRYVLTDGLRLQQVLINLVSNAIKFTKEGEIELSLQLMHTNSQAAHMFRFSVRDTGIGISTQNKNKIFEAFTQEDLSTTKQYGGAGLGLSICNGILAMMDSNLQLESEIGKGSQFYFDVSFKPIMEESSNSKVSNNINQRHGDILIDKDLKSLAIKILVVDDNDTNIFLAEVLIQNILPNSTILKAYDGKMAIELFKKNKPDFILMDVQMPIMNGYEATAKIREIENTLFLNQKSYKSIPIIGITAGIMRDEKTKCLEAGMNDFMAKPIINNIFISLIREWVLR; this is encoded by the coding sequence ATGGTTAATACCAATGATGAATTAGAAAAATATAAAAACCAACTAGAACAACTCAAGCGTGTTCAGGAAGCAGGAAAAGTAGGTTATTGGGCCGTATATGCTGGAAATGAGTTTTTGGAATGGTCTGCGGAAACCTACAAACTATTCGATATACCATTTGGCAAATCTATTACTTATGAAGACATGCTCATTTATGTCCATCCAGATGATAAAGATTATGTCAATGAAAAGTGGCAAATGGCTACTAAACATGGTGAATATGCTGTAGTTTATCGCATTATATCTGCTAAGCATAATATAAAGTGGATAGAAACTTTTGGAGATGTGGTGTTTGATACTGATGGAAATTTTATGCAAGCTTTGGGGATTGTGAGAGACATCACAGCACAGAAAGAAGGAGAAATAAAAAAGGTAGCTTTGACAAAGTTTCTAAAACGATCCCAAAAAATTGGTAAGCTGGGTAGTTGGATAATAAAGGCATCATCAACACCATTTTTCGAGTTGAACGAAGAGGCACAGATTATGTTTGGTTGGCCCTTAGGAAAGCTTATCAGTATTGATGATTGGATGTCTGCTATACATGCTGATGACCGTAAACATGTGATGCAATCTTGGGATAAAGCCATTAAAGAAGGTGAAGAATATGATATAGAATACAGAATCATTGCTAACAATTCTACTAAATGGATTAAAGCCGTGGGTGAAGCGGAGTTTGATTCAAATGGAGAATTCGTTCAGGCAATAGGTATCGTTAAAGACATTACTGAACATATTGCGCAACAAGAGAATTTAAGCATTGCCAAAGATCAAGCGGAGGCGGCTAACAAATTAAAATCAGAGTTTCTGGCGAATATGAGTCATGAAATAAGAACACCTCTTAATGGTGTTATTGGTTTTTCTGAATTACTCATGAAGACTTCCTTAGACGAGACACAAAAACATTACATGACTACCCTCAACGAATCCGCTCACAATTTAATTTACATCATTAATGATATTCTTGACTTGTCAAAAATTGAAGCAGGTAAAATGGAACTGGCGGAAGAGAAAGTGAATTTATTTGAGCTTATCAAGCAGGTTAAAAACATGTTTAGTTATCAAAATCAAGAGAAAAAAATTAATTTTCATATAAAAACTGGAACCAATTTACCTCGCTATGTATTAACTGATGGCTTGCGACTACAACAAGTGCTAATAAATTTGGTGAGCAATGCTATTAAGTTTACCAAAGAGGGTGAAATTGAGCTCAGTTTACAGTTGATGCATACAAACTCCCAAGCTGCGCATATGTTTCGTTTTTCCGTTCGTGACACCGGCATTGGTATTAGTACACAAAATAAGAACAAAATATTTGAGGCATTTACTCAAGAAGATTTGTCAACTACTAAGCAATATGGTGGGGCTGGGCTTGGTTTGAGTATTTGTAATGGAATATTAGCTATGATGGATTCCAATCTTCAATTAGAAAGTGAAATTGGAAAAGGAAGTCAATTTTATTTTGATGTTTCTTTTAAGCCTATTATGGAAGAATCAAGTAATTCAAAAGTTTCTAATAATATTAATCAGCGGCATGGAGATATACTTATTGATAAAGATTTGAAATCACTTGCCATTAAAATTCTGGTTGTTGACGACAATGATACAAACATTTTTCTAGCAGAAGTACTCATTCAAAATATTTTGCCTAATTCGACAATTCTCAAGGCCTATGATGGAAAAATGGCTATTGAACTATTTAAGAAAAACAAGCCTGATTTTATATTAATGGATGTTCAGATGCCAATTATGAATGGCTATGAAGCCACCGCTAAAATTAGAGAAATTGAAAACACACTCTTTTTAAATCAAAAAAGCTATAAAAGTATTCCAATAATAGGAATTACTGCAGGTATAATGAGAGATGAAAAGACAAAATGTTTAGAAGCTGGAATGAACGATTTTATGGCGAAACCTATTATTAATAATATCTTTATATCCTTAATTAGGGAATGGGTTTTACGCTGA
- a CDS encoding response regulator encodes MNCKVLLIEDDESTNFIHKLVLKSAGIEFVDEALNGMDACNYLENICPDIIFLDINMPVMDGWEFLKEKYERSLCQHVKIAMLTSSLRPEDRKKAKNYSSIIAYYEKPLTLDKIEELKKKLAA; translated from the coding sequence ATGAATTGCAAAGTATTATTGATAGAAGATGATGAATCAACTAATTTTATACATAAATTAGTTTTGAAAAGTGCAGGTATTGAATTTGTAGATGAGGCACTTAACGGAATGGATGCCTGCAATTATCTAGAAAACATTTGCCCAGACATTATTTTTTTAGATATCAATATGCCAGTAATGGACGGGTGGGAATTCTTAAAAGAAAAGTATGAAAGGTCACTTTGCCAACATGTGAAGATTGCCATGCTAACATCATCTTTACGACCTGAAGATAGAAAAAAAGCGAAAAATTACTCCTCTATAATTGCTTACTATGAAAAGCCACTTACTTTGGATAAAATTGAAGAGCTAAAGAAAAAGTTAGCTGCTTAA
- a CDS encoding response regulator → MKTTTILLIDDNNIDSYITRHLLLKNKIAENIIVLSSAIDALKFLEEVQNEPERIPDYIFLDIRMPEMDGFEFLNEYDRLPDTIKNKCNIFMLSSSNDQQDIDKAARYSHVKRFLTKPLNVNTL, encoded by the coding sequence ATGAAAACAACAACTATATTACTGATTGATGACAATAATATTGACAGTTATATAACAAGACATTTACTTTTGAAAAATAAAATTGCTGAAAACATTATTGTTCTGTCATCGGCCATTGATGCATTAAAATTCCTAGAAGAGGTACAAAATGAGCCTGAGCGAATTCCTGATTATATATTTCTTGACATTAGAATGCCCGAAATGGATGGGTTTGAATTTTTGAATGAATATGACCGTTTACCAGATACTATTAAAAATAAATGTAATATTTTTATGCTTAGCTCCTCGAACGACCAGCAGGATATTGATAAGGCAGCGCGCTATTCTCATGTGAAGAGGTTTTTAACAAAACCCTTAAATGTAAATACACTTTAA
- a CDS encoding PAS domain-containing sensor histidine kinase yields MKDFQQIDTGGDIFKQIFKLTVIPILVHDMEMNIMNANDSAVEQFGFSRNELLNMSILDLHVVEELGHSNEVLKKMEHEMKLSVETSFQRKDGSIFIAEATPCRFMLRDIPLVHVFIQDITQRKQEQKQLQEINSALENEIAKVKRYSKEIILKNKELEDFSYVAAHDLKAPITNLSLIMDMINTDTITDQLRIELFGQLEKSIVQLQKTVFSLNDVINFKTTLKDKKIRLQFDEIFSEIKEGINEKLNKAEAIINVDFSECPEIDYPSLHLKSIMQNLLTNAVKYKDPDKALKIEVKTTMHNKRVCLKVKDNGLGFDSEKYKEKVFGLFKRLHNHVEGAGVGMYIVKSIIDTHGGKIEVTSKPKKGAMFNVYLNNETI; encoded by the coding sequence ATGAAAGATTTTCAGCAGATTGATACAGGTGGTGATATCTTCAAACAGATATTTAAATTAACGGTTATTCCAATCTTAGTGCATGATATGGAGATGAATATTATGAATGCCAATGATAGTGCCGTCGAGCAGTTTGGTTTTTCTAGAAATGAACTACTTAATATGAGTATATTAGACCTTCATGTTGTGGAAGAACTTGGACATTCAAATGAGGTTTTAAAAAAGATGGAACATGAGATGAAGTTAAGTGTGGAGACAAGTTTTCAAAGAAAAGATGGGTCTATTTTTATAGCTGAGGCTACACCATGTCGTTTTATGTTAAGGGATATTCCATTGGTACATGTATTCATTCAAGATATTACACAGCGCAAGCAAGAGCAAAAGCAATTACAGGAAATCAATAGTGCATTGGAAAATGAGATTGCTAAAGTAAAAAGGTACTCCAAAGAGATTATATTAAAAAACAAGGAACTAGAAGATTTTTCTTATGTAGCTGCACACGATTTGAAAGCCCCGATTACTAATCTTTCCCTTATCATGGATATGATAAATACGGATACTATTACAGATCAACTCAGAATAGAGTTGTTCGGTCAATTAGAAAAAAGTATTGTACAACTTCAAAAAACGGTATTTTCATTAAATGATGTTATTAATTTTAAAACAACATTAAAAGATAAGAAAATAAGGCTACAATTCGATGAAATATTTAGTGAAATAAAAGAGGGTATTAATGAGAAACTTAATAAAGCAGAAGCTATAATCAATGTGGATTTTTCAGAATGCCCAGAAATTGATTACCCGTCTCTACATTTAAAAAGCATCATGCAAAACCTTCTTACCAATGCGGTGAAGTACAAAGACCCAGATAAGGCACTGAAAATAGAAGTAAAAACCACTATGCATAATAAAAGGGTATGTTTAAAAGTAAAAGACAACGGACTTGGTTTTGATTCCGAGAAATATAAAGAAAAGGTATTTGGATTATTCAAACGGTTGCACAATCATGTGGAGGGAGCAGGCGTTGGAATGTATATTGTTAAATCTATTATAGATACGCACGGAGGGAAAATTGAAGTTACAAGTAAGCCAAAAAAAGGAGCTATGTTTAATGTTTACCTAAATAATGAAACGATATGA
- a CDS encoding PAS domain S-box protein: protein MDQSLKHAKEKIIRISRLFAFISKINQKIARLKDKESLFKNVCQIAIKHGEFKMAWIGIPDGAYKKIKLVEQRGMSAEDVRMFFDISQPDIGFQEIILGKSTYYVCNNIEHDFPLENMKPFMADRGLLSCMIVPIKKKDKIIGTFNLFASELNYFKKEEIALLVTMTKDISFALDLFEKAKKQKEQLILQHENRFRFLIEKSTEINTISCKEGKIVYGSPSIKKILGYTKEEYLNKYPQNLIHPEDLKEYLKKRNKTSQKLGGSFHFEHRRLHKNGSWIWCDGTVTNHFNVPQLNGLVSNFRDISEKKLNDIEKEFDKNNLHALINNTKDLMWSVDKDFHLITSNERFDEAMKLNLGKIITKRTNILSTLLNPEQRKRYKIFYKRAFTGDTFTEVEYTNSPIEIWSEISFYPIFKGKEVIGTACHSQDITERKKTETLLRKSETFNLGVLNSLSAHIAVIDTFGSIIATNDVWEQFAFNNGEATLLRTGVGSNYFEVCRKSAESGDEVASDTLKGMMDVLQGKKNDFYLEYPCHAPNEQRWFGMRVKRFESDNAMLVVTHVNITERKLAVDELMGTSNKLQLALNDITKIMDSSLDVICAVDAKGNFLKVSAASEAVWGYKPEELIGKPLINFVYHEDSENTQLTADNVMTGNDLMHFENRYVRKDGTLVPIEWSARWDEKHQVRYGIARDVTEKKRLEKAFEIERQQFFDLFTEAPSGMGVLIGPNHRFEMANPPYLKLIGKKNIIGQLVKDVLPEVEEQGFIEMLDKVYKTGKAFSANEMLVKLDINSSGEPVDRYLNFLYQPHIGNGGKTDKILFFAVDVSEQVLSRKRIEESEARLNEAQTISKMGNWEMDLNTHSVIWSDEIFRIFEIDMDNHKPSHSNFLEYVHHKDRTEVDLVFKSSFENSSINVFEHRIVTTSLKVKVIEQRWKILKDNNGNPTRAIGTCQDITESKRIKQELELTQFVFDHASDAIFWMSSDAKIVNVNEAASNSLGYTRKELLSLSVPDIDPDFNIELWSTFFPELREKHSISIETTQLRKDGSSFPVEIRSNYIKFGDKEFSCAFVRDISERKIVEQNLERQHRELQKTNTELDRFVYSASHDLRAPLASLLGLIDMTTDDIDSSNSLQMEYMGMMRQSVLKLDNFIEDILNYSRNARTELEKDNIVFEEMVQEAFVKHEFMDENNEFKLNVDVKQATEFISDKRRISVILNNLISNAIKYKDAAKEKSFVNVSILSDKNSATIIIEDNGIGIAVKDTAKIFEMFYRASTQSTGSGLGLYIVKETIDKLKGNIIIESEKSVGSKFTITILNLNNHENNNYITD, encoded by the coding sequence ATTGATCAATCACTAAAACATGCAAAAGAAAAAATAATAAGGATTAGCCGCCTTTTTGCCTTTATTAGCAAGATTAATCAAAAAATTGCACGCTTAAAAGATAAAGAATCACTTTTCAAAAATGTATGTCAAATTGCTATTAAACATGGTGAATTCAAAATGGCATGGATAGGAATACCGGATGGAGCATACAAGAAAATCAAACTTGTTGAGCAACGAGGTATGTCTGCTGAAGATGTCCGTATGTTTTTTGATATATCCCAACCAGATATTGGCTTTCAAGAAATTATATTGGGTAAAAGCACATATTATGTCTGCAATAATATAGAGCATGATTTTCCATTAGAAAACATGAAGCCATTTATGGCAGATCGGGGGTTACTTTCATGTATGATTGTGCCAATTAAAAAGAAAGATAAAATTATCGGAACTTTTAATTTGTTTGCTTCTGAATTAAATTATTTCAAAAAGGAAGAAATTGCTTTATTAGTAACAATGACCAAAGATATTTCCTTTGCTCTTGATTTATTTGAAAAAGCAAAAAAGCAAAAAGAACAGTTGATCTTACAACATGAAAACCGTTTTCGCTTCTTGATTGAGAAAAGTACTGAGATAAATACCATTTCATGCAAGGAGGGTAAGATTGTGTATGGAAGTCCATCTATTAAAAAGATATTAGGGTATACTAAAGAGGAATATTTAAATAAATATCCACAGAATCTTATTCATCCAGAAGATTTAAAAGAGTATCTAAAAAAACGTAATAAAACATCACAAAAACTTGGTGGATCATTTCATTTTGAGCATCGAAGACTTCATAAAAATGGAAGTTGGATCTGGTGTGATGGAACGGTTACCAACCATTTTAATGTACCTCAGTTAAATGGGTTGGTTTCTAATTTCCGAGATATTTCTGAAAAGAAATTGAATGATATTGAAAAGGAGTTTGATAAAAACAATTTGCATGCTCTAATTAATAACACGAAAGATTTAATGTGGAGTGTAGATAAAGATTTCCATTTGATTACTTCCAATGAGCGTTTTGATGAGGCCATGAAGCTTAATTTGGGCAAGATAATTACAAAGAGGACTAATATACTTAGCACATTATTAAACCCAGAACAGCGGAAGAGGTACAAAATATTTTATAAGCGTGCATTTACGGGAGATACATTTACAGAGGTTGAATATACGAATAGTCCGATTGAGATTTGGTCTGAAATTTCTTTTTACCCTATTTTTAAAGGGAAGGAAGTTATTGGAACGGCATGCCATTCGCAGGATATAACAGAGAGAAAAAAAACAGAAACATTACTTCGTAAAAGTGAGACATTTAATTTAGGCGTCCTTAATTCTTTAAGCGCTCACATTGCTGTTATTGATACTTTTGGAAGTATTATTGCTACTAATGATGTTTGGGAGCAATTTGCATTTAATAACGGAGAAGCTACTTTACTGCGCACTGGGGTGGGTAGTAATTATTTTGAGGTCTGTAGGAAATCTGCTGAAAGCGGTGATGAGGTTGCATCTGATACTTTGAAAGGGATGATGGATGTATTGCAAGGGAAAAAAAATGATTTCTATCTTGAATACCCTTGCCATGCTCCTAACGAGCAGCGATGGTTTGGAATGCGCGTAAAAAGATTTGAAAGTGATAACGCCATGCTAGTGGTTACACATGTTAACATTACTGAGCGTAAACTTGCGGTAGACGAACTTATGGGCACCTCTAATAAACTTCAACTTGCCCTAAATGATATTACTAAAATAATGGATTCGTCATTGGATGTTATTTGCGCAGTAGATGCAAAAGGAAATTTCTTGAAGGTAAGTGCTGCTAGCGAAGCTGTGTGGGGATATAAGCCTGAAGAACTTATTGGCAAACCCCTCATCAATTTTGTTTATCATGAAGATAGTGAGAATACACAGTTAACCGCAGATAATGTCATGACAGGTAACGACCTTATGCATTTTGAAAACAGGTATGTTCGTAAAGATGGTACATTAGTACCAATTGAATGGTCTGCCCGCTGGGATGAAAAACACCAAGTAAGATATGGGATTGCAAGAGATGTTACTGAGAAAAAAAGATTGGAAAAGGCTTTTGAAATTGAGAGGCAGCAATTCTTTGATTTGTTCACTGAAGCGCCTTCAGGTATGGGCGTATTAATAGGGCCCAATCACAGGTTTGAAATGGCTAACCCGCCTTATTTAAAATTAATTGGCAAAAAGAATATTATTGGTCAATTAGTAAAAGACGTTTTGCCTGAAGTTGAGGAGCAAGGGTTTATTGAAATGTTAGATAAAGTTTACAAAACAGGCAAAGCATTTTCTGCTAATGAAATGCTTGTTAAATTAGATATTAATAGTAGCGGTGAACCTGTTGACAGATATTTAAATTTTCTATACCAGCCACATATTGGAAATGGGGGAAAAACAGATAAGATTCTTTTCTTTGCGGTGGACGTATCAGAACAGGTACTATCACGCAAAAGGATAGAAGAAAGTGAAGCTCGATTAAATGAAGCTCAAACCATTTCAAAAATGGGTAATTGGGAAATGGATTTGAATACCCATAGCGTAATATGGTCTGATGAGATTTTCAGAATATTTGAAATAGATATGGATAACCATAAACCGTCTCACTCAAACTTTTTAGAATATGTGCACCATAAGGATCGTACTGAAGTGGATTTAGTGTTCAAAAGTTCATTTGAAAATTCTTCTATAAATGTATTTGAACATCGTATTGTAACAACATCGCTTAAGGTAAAGGTAATAGAGCAGCGTTGGAAAATTTTGAAAGACAATAATGGTAATCCTACACGAGCAATAGGTACATGCCAAGATATTACAGAAAGTAAAAGAATTAAGCAGGAGTTAGAATTAACCCAATTTGTATTTGATCATGCCAGTGATGCCATTTTTTGGATGTCATCTGATGCCAAAATAGTTAACGTTAATGAGGCAGCATCCAATTCACTTGGCTATACCCGTAAAGAATTGTTAAGTCTGTCAGTTCCTGATATTGATCCAGACTTCAACATTGAATTATGGTCTACTTTTTTTCCTGAGCTACGTGAAAAGCATTCTATCTCCATAGAAACTACACAGCTAAGAAAAGATGGTTCCTCTTTTCCAGTTGAGATAAGATCCAACTATATAAAATTTGGAGATAAAGAATTTAGTTGTGCTTTTGTTCGAGACATTTCAGAACGGAAAATTGTAGAACAAAATCTTGAAAGGCAACATAGAGAACTCCAAAAAACCAACACTGAATTAGATCGCTTTGTATACAGTGCATCACACGATTTAAGAGCCCCGTTAGCTTCTTTACTTGGTTTGATAGACATGACGACCGATGATATTGATTCTAGCAATAGTTTGCAAATGGAATATATGGGCATGATGAGACAAAGTGTTTTAAAACTGGATAATTTCATAGAGGATATTCTGAACTATTCGCGTAATGCACGGACAGAATTAGAAAAGGATAACATTGTATTTGAAGAGATGGTTCAGGAAGCATTTGTAAAACATGAATTCATGGATGAAAATAACGAGTTTAAGCTAAATGTTGACGTTAAGCAAGCCACAGAATTCATTTCAGACAAGAGAAGAATAAGCGTTATACTGAATAATTTGATATCCAATGCCATAAAATACAAAGATGCAGCAAAAGAAAAATCATTTGTTAATGTATCAATTCTGTCAGATAAAAATAGTGCAACAATCATTATAGAAGATAACGGCATAGGTATTGCAGTAAAAGATACTGCAAAGATATTCGAAATGTTTTATCGGGCATCGACACAGTCCACAGGTTCAGGCCTTGGCTTATACATTGTAAAAGAAACCATTGATAAGCTGAAAGGAAACATTATAATTGAATCAGAAAAATCGGTTGGTTCAAAATTTACAATCACCATTCTTAATTTAAATAATCATGAAAACAACAACTATATTACTGATTGA
- a CDS encoding HPF/RaiA family ribosome-associated protein, protein MIIQLNTDKNIAGNERLESYLNSILKAELSNFSNNITRIEVHLSDENSQKKGENDKRCMLEARIENRQPIAVTSHANTLEKAVNDALEKLMASLKTIGGRLKNY, encoded by the coding sequence TTGATAATTCAATTAAATACCGATAAAAATATAGCTGGAAATGAAAGACTTGAAAGTTATTTGAACTCAATATTAAAAGCCGAACTTTCGAATTTTAGCAATAATATAACTAGAATTGAAGTTCATCTTTCAGACGAAAATAGTCAGAAAAAAGGAGAGAATGATAAACGTTGCATGCTCGAAGCCCGGATTGAAAACAGACAACCCATTGCTGTTACTAGCCATGCTAATACTTTAGAAAAAGCGGTGAATGATGCGCTTGAAAAATTAATGGCTTCATTAAAAACCATTGGAGGGCGTTTAAAGAATTATTAA